From the genome of Argentina anserina chromosome 4, drPotAnse1.1, whole genome shotgun sequence, one region includes:
- the LOC126791000 gene encoding adrenodoxin-like protein 2, mitochondrial, with translation MLGSRASRIGLLVLKQLTTGKSICGPRLATRSFTQFLQPIYHQQSGTELFRGAIFQKHHQFSTTTASTSDQGIEQEETISVTFVDKDGDEKNIKVPIGMSMLEAAHENDIELEGACEGSLACSTCHVIVMDMEYYNKLEDPTDEENDMLDLAFGLTETSRLGCQVIASPELDGVRLAIPAATRNFAVDGYVPKPH, from the exons ATGCTGGGCTCTCGCGCTTCAAGAATCGGACTTTTGGTACTGAAACAGCTCACCACAG GCAAATCCATTTGCGGACCCAGACTTGCAACTCGTTCTTTCACTCAATTCTTGCAACCGATC TATCATCAACAGTCGGGGACCGAGCTGTTCAGGGGAGCCATCTTTCAGAagcatcatcagttttctACTACTACTGCCAGCACTTCAGATCAAGGGATTGAGCAGGAAGAAAC GATATCTGTAACCTTTGTTGACAAGGATGGAGACGAAAAAAACATCAAGGTTCCAATAGGCATGTCTATGCTAGAAGCTGCTCACGAAAATGACATAGAACTTGAAG GAGCCTGTGAAGGTTCGCTTGCCTGCTCAACATGTCATGTGATTGTAATG GACATGGAGTATTACAACAAATTAGAAGACCCAACTGATGAGGAAAATGACATGTTGGACTTGGCATTTGGACTTACAGAAAC GTCTCGTCTGGGTTGCCAAGTCATTGCAAGCCCCGAACTTGATGGAGTTCGTTTAGCTATTCCTGCTGCCACCCGAAACTTTGCTGTCGATGGGTATGTACCAAAACCACACTAG